A stretch of the Theileria equi strain WA chromosome 1, complete sequence genome encodes the following:
- a CDS encoding DNA-directed RNA polymerase, subunit alpha, putative (encoded by transcript BEWA_033490A) gives MKNVIKIILFLYLSQYYSYSTLIYRKIEGRGASAYLHPSSSSLFAGRKKPGIWKEKTLERSIIYKRYENDTSLKGLNPKNVELHPKVLGNVEKKITPEQEENLVNKGFIDGDRNTWRNWHVMTQGQWEDIGSPVLPQSDSNISITEPYALRKPLKYWGFMRGVDSNIKSYPRYWEYYNEIYGKIDVGKYGGNHPLFTHTLFQPRWTIERDKGGLGYDDVRSFEGWIGMSPETATRVKTASDIIKIPDTGRLYQKFYLGPYPVTMGWTIGSLLKVITQSRCPGHSIVAIKIHNMNEDTTVPGVADDLLNIALNLKGVALETIEPGKEARIRTKVKGPSLLCAGGLQWPSFVRLASPETYITKIEEGAELDIELKIEWGRGLWMADNKGLLKHEEGSDSLCLKRRNIKEVDEEGFYPNSAVFGGCRMIRLAVHKLMGKRWCLKTHTCPDPMDQLVVEIWTDVSTTPKAVLEFGLMETIAWLVEMKRQISQDTNFDREDEELKDIWEKIDKYDSIKYRQKLMGGPPVVSLHEANIIPGLKESDCDYLEDQEPHKPPHAPFALPKIPPQPPDQDTLEWLARELQDEEYTDPTQINAKNFEKFISEYGDTFENKDINVIPVDKEVIESLRMCGLNRVGEIMNLTYHELSNFPGLNMDIAKQIKEYLDKNK, from the exons atgaaaaatgtgaTTAAAATAATTTTGTTTCTATATTTATCGCAGTATTACTCATATTCTACTCTtatttatcgcaaaattGAAGGGAGAGGTGCCAGCGCATATCTTCAtccatcctcatcttcGCTCTTTGCAGGTAGAAAAAAGCCAGGAATTTGGAAGGAAAAGACACTTGAAAGGtctataatatacaaacgCTACGAAAATGATACTTCTTTAAAGGGTTTAAACCCCAAAAATGTTGAGTTACACCCAAAGGTTTTAGGTAATGTGGAAAAAAAGATAACACCTGAGCAAGAAGAAAACCTTGTAAATAAAGGGTTTATAGATGGTGACAGAAATACATGGAGAAATTGGCATGTTATGACCCAGG GTCAATGGGAAGATATCGGATCACCAGTTCTACCACAAAGTGACTCTAATATAAGCATAACGGAGCCATATGCCTTAAGGAAACCACTAAAATACTGGGGATTTATGAGAGGAGTG GATTCCAACATCAAATCATATCCACGTTACTGGGAATATTACAATGAAATTTATGGAAAAATAGATGTTGGAAAATATGGTGGTAATCATCCACTATTTACACATACTTTGTTTCAACCTAGATGGACTATAGAAAGAGATAAGGGAGGTTTGGGATATGATGATGTTAGATCTTTCGAGGGATGGATAGGAATGTCCCCAGAAACCGCTACCAGGGTTAAGACTGCCAGCGatatcattaaaatccCAGACACTG GAAGATTATATCAAAAGTTTTACCTAGGACCATATCCAGTAACTATGGGCTGGACTATAGGATCCCTTTTAAAAGTAATAACACAATCTAGATGTCCTGGACATTCAATAGTAGCTATTAAAATACATAACATGAATGAAGATACCACAGTTCCTGGAGTAGCTGATGACCTTCTAAACATAGCTCTGAATTTAAAAGGG GTAGCATTAGAAACCATTGAACCTGGAAAAGAAGCCAGAATTCGCACCAAAGTTAAAGGACCATCACTTCTTTGTGCAGGTGGCTTACAGTGGCCTTCCTTTGTAAGGTTGGCATCTCCAGAAACATATATTACTAAAATTGAAGAAGGTGCAGAATTAGACATTGAGCTAAAAATAGAATGGGGAAGGGGGCTTTGGATGGCAGATAATAAAG GCTTACTTAAACATGAAGAAGGATCCGATTCATTATGCCTTAAAAGgaggaatataaaggaggtagatgaagaaggaTTCTATCCAAATAGCGCGGTTTTTGGAGGTTGTAGAATGATTAGACTGGCTGTTCATAAGTTAATGGGTAAACGATGGTGCTTGAA AACCCACACTTGTCCAGACCCTATGGATCAACTGGTCGTAGAAATTTGGACGGATGTCTCTACTACCCCAAAGGCCGTCTTAGAATTTGGCTTGATGGAAACTATTGCATGGCTTGTAGAAATGAAGAGACAAATTTCGCAAGACACCAATTTTGACCGCGAAGATGAAGAGCTAAAGG ATATATGGGAAAAAATTGACAAATATGATTCTATAAAGTACAGACAAAAATTGATGGGAGGTCCTCCAGTCGTTTCATTACATGAAGCTAACATCATACCAGGACTAAAGGAAAGTGATTGTGACTATTTAGAGGATCAAGAACCTCATAAACCGCCGCATGCACCGTTTGCATTGCCAAAGATCCCCCCCCAG CCACCAGACCAAGACACACTAGAATGGCTGGCAAGAGAATtacaagatgaagaatacACTGATCCAACGCAAATAAACgcaaaaaattttgaaaaatttataTCTGAATACGGCGACACGTTCGAGAACAAAGATATTAATGTTATACCCGTTGATAAAGAGGTTATAGAATCCCTTAGGATG TGCGGTCTGAACAGAGTAGGAGAAATAATGAACTTGACATATCATGAACTCTCTAACTTTCCTGGTttaaatatggatatagCGAAACAAATAAAGGAGTACTTGGACAAAAATAAATAA
- a CDS encoding hypothetical protein (encoded by transcript BEWA_033500A), protein MTISFSSLITIIFSNRNEEGYESEKLAGEIAAECLSLDYRCRCLPLNSLVTFKPQNSENGSLSSSSIDGTSCELLNILKDKNGHGQETFHTVVFIFDNLDHNPAIKELENTLNDWSTDFRVDKSLLSGLHFDFVILGDYHQSNHGDSNYIFTLRRLLISLGSNPLHPNDFYLNPGDIGKIISLVDQIREAQNTFIESFSTKNNYKKREDSDYEDNTVDSDDDSEVDIENLGQAEQKMVSDKQRKQLIKQGYKLIGDHSAVKLCRWTKARVRGHGGCYKHTFYGINSNQCMEMTPSLACANKCVFCWRHHTNPVSTRWKWEADDPKFILNESINAHLRLIKELKGIFDTKMERFNEAMRIRHCALSLVGEPIMYPKINELLSELHQHEISTFLVTNAQFPKEIENLIPVTQLYVSIDASDKQSLENIDRPLFRDFWERFVKCIELLKNRKERTVFRLTMVRNFNMSEQRTEIEGYANLMKLGEPDFVEIKAVTFCGTVHDNAITMKNVPWHDEIVEFAKALIDISDYTREHYEIACEHRHSCCILIAKKSYFVNGKWKTWIDYPLFHKLATSGEEFSGIDYSCETPSWALFGSPEQGFDPVDTRIYTKGRHKLN, encoded by the exons ATGACCATATCCTTCTCGAGTCTTATAACCATAATTTTTTCCAATAGAAATGAAGAAGGGTATGAAAGTGAAAAGTTGGCCGGAGAAATCGCTGCGGAATGCTTGAGCTTAGATTATAGATGTCGGTGCTTACCTTTAAATTCTTTGGTCACTTTTAAACCACaaaattctgaaaatgGTTCTTTAAGCTCTTCAAGTATTGATGGAACATCCTGTGAATTATTAAATATACTCAAAGACAAGAATGGACATGGACAAGAGACTTTTCACACCGTTGTGTTCATTTTTGACAACTTAGATCATAACCCTGCGATAAAAGAGCTAGAAAATACGCTAAATGATTGGTCAACAGATTTTAGAGTTGATAAAAGTCTTCTATCTGGACTACATTTTGATTTTGTTATACTAGGAGACTACCATCAATCTAATCATGGCGATTCTAACTATATTTTTACCCTCAGACGCTTGCTAATATCATTAGGTTCAAATCCTCTTCATCCTAATGATTTTTATTTGAATCCTGGAGATATTGGCAAAATTATATCACTAGTAGATCAGATTAGAGAGGCCCAAAATACCTTTATTGAGTCATTTTCTACCAAAAATAACTATAAAAAACGTGAAGATAGCGATTATGAGGATAATACCGTTGATTCGGATGACGATTCTGAAGTTGATATTGAAAACTTGGGTCAGGCAGAGCAAAAAATGGTTTCAGACAAGCAACGCAAACAACTTATAAAGCAAGGCTATAAACTTATTGGTGATCATAGTGCAGTTAAATTATGTCGGTGGACGAAGGCTAGG GTAAGAGGACATGGAGGCTGCTACAAACACACATTTTATGGAATTAACTCTAATCAATGTATGGAAATGACTCCAAGTTTGGCATGTGCAAACAAATGTGTATTTTGTTGGCGTCATCACACGAATCCGGTTTCCACAAGATGGAAATGGGAGGCCGATGACCCTAAATTCATTTTGAATGAATCAATAAATGCACATCTTCGTTTAATAAAAGAACTAAAGG GAATTTTTGAcacaaaaatggagagaTTTAATGAAGCGATGCGTATTAGACATTGTGCTTTGTCTCTAGTTGGAGAGCCCATAATGTATCCAAAGATTAACGAATTATTATCAGAGCTGCATCAACATGAAatttcaacatttttg GTCACGAATGCACAGTTTCCAAAGGAAATTGAGAATCTTATTCCTGTTACCCAATTATATGTTTCAATAGATGCTTCTGATAAACAAAGTCTAGAAAATATAG ATCGTCCCTTATTCAGGGATTTTTGGGAAAGATTTGTTAAATGCATTGAACTTCTTAAGAATCGCAAAGAACGAACTGTCTTTAGGCTCACAATGGTCAGGAACTTTAATATGAGC GAACAAAGGACGGAAATAGAGGGTTATGCAAATTTAATGAAACTCGGAGAGCCGGACTTTGTTGAGATAAAAGCGGTTACATTTTGTGGAACTGTACATGATAACGCTATAACaatgaaaaatgttccTTGGCATGATGAG ATCGTGGAATTTGCCAAAGCTCTCATTGATATTAGCGATTACACCAGGGAACATTACGAAATAGCTTGTGAACATCGTCACTCATGTTGTATTTTAATAGCTAAAAAGAG TTACTTTGTTAATGGCAAATGGAAGACATGGATCGACTATCCTCTGTTCCATAAACTG GCTACAAGTGGAGAAGAGTTTAGTGGTATAGATTATTCTTGTGAAACACCTTCTTGGGCTCTATTTGGATCGCCAGAACAGGGATTCGACCCGGTAGACACAAG AATATATACAAAGGGACGCCATAAGCTGAATTAG
- a CDS encoding protein disulfide isomerase precursor, putative (encoded by transcript BEWA_033460A), translating into MDPRVILNGFLISMLVCARIAHSMQTITISPLPPSAHLTESTYDEYVSNSDRATVILRYPSITLFSSSVINDYKILAHMFKDNPKCRFAMYQTNVSLDSNISLLEPHLTYVKDGKLATYDGPLNVGFMLSWITQARICDMKVKDLETFKLHRTTLPAGHIQTFVLFDDQGYNEETFNRIIDVLVENNLFVPCGYIDNRQLSETIIELFEYDTSIVNLPNIIVLKNMPHLYNVRFYYRDINDKDELKTYLVKELIPPVHRTDSYMFPQLLTMNKIIVYIYTRNDDLKNYIQNTWYLNVPREHLDRLIFVHSKGSQIIENKLNNLLVIDADYVKTAVRAFEVRLETLEFKKYRPVTLPDGKITEEGLNDFIKDLESGRLRHYIKSELAIPEHIDKGAVKTIVGEDFHKRVIESDNDVLIVFYSPWCGHCHISKRIFRDIGRRLKDDHTLTIATFDAYNNEVEDVEIANYPTIALFPHGAKHEPIFYDGLINLEGIAQFIEENCRKCRITAENLLQRHVGYEPIFEMHSEL; encoded by the exons ATGGATCCACGCGTTATTCTCAACGGGTTTTTAATCTCAATGCTAGTTTGTGCCAGAATAGCACATTCCATGCaaacgattactataagccCGCTTCCG CCCTCAGCGCATCTAACAGAGAGTACATACGATGAATATGTATCTAACAGTGATCGAGCAACAGTGATACTAAGGTACCCCTCAATAACCCTGTTTTCATCGTCTGTTATAAATGACTATAAAATCCTCGCCCACATGTTCAAGGATAACCCAAAG TGCCGCTTTGCAATGTACCAAACAAATGTATCATTGGACAGCAATATCTCTCTATTGGAGCCACATTTAACCTACGTAAAGGATGGGAAATTAGCAACATATGATG GTCCACTCAACGTTGGTTTTATGTTAAGCTGGATAACCCAAGCTCGTATTTGTGATATGAAAGTTAAGGATCTTGAAACTTTTAAACTACACAGGACAACACTACCTGCTGGACATATCCAAACTTTTGTGTTGTTTGATGATCAAGGTTATAATGAAGAAACATTTAATCGCATAATTGACGTTCTTGTTGAAAACAACCTCTTTGTGCCATGCGGATATATAGATAATCGTCAACTCTCGGAAACCATAATTGAACTTTTTGAATAC GATACATCCATAGTCAACTTGCCTAATATTATCGTATTAAAGAACATGCCTCATTTGTACAATGTCCGTTTTTATTACAGAGACATAAATGATAAGGACGAATTGAAGACCTATTTGGTGAAGGAACTTATACCACCGGTACATCGTACGGACTCATATATGTTCCCACAACTGCTCACAATGAACAAAATCATAGTTTACATTTACACTAGGAACGATGACTTAAAG AACTATATCCAAAACACCTGGTATCTAAACGTTCCCAGAGAACATCTCGATCGTTTGATATTTGTTCATTCAAAGGGTTCGCAGATTATAGAAAACAAATTGAATAACCTTTTGGTTATTGACGCAGACTATGTGAAAACAGCTGTACGTGCCTTTGAGGTACGATTGGAAACTTTGGAGttcaaaaaatatagacCAGTAACTCTTCCAGATGGGAAAATTACAGAAGAG GGTCTAAACGATTTTATAAAGGATCTTGAAAGTGGCAGACTTCGTCACTACATTAAAAGTGAGCTTGCTATACCCGAGCATATTGATAAGGGAGCTGTAAAAACCATTGTTGGCGAGGATTTTCATAAACGTGTCATAGAATCGGACAACGATGTTCTTATCGTATTCTATTCACCATG GTGTGGGCATTGTCACATATCCAAGCGCATATTCAGAGATATTGGAAGGCGCTTAAAAGATGACCATACCCTTACAATTGCAACTTTTGACGCTTATAACAATGAGGTTGAAGATGTTGAAATAG CTAATTATCCGACGATTGCCTTATTTCCACATGGTGCAAAACATGAACCAATATTTTATGATGGGCTCATAAATTTAGAAGGAATTGCGCAATTCATTGAGGAAAATTGCAGGAAGTGCAGGATAACAGCGGAAAATTTGTTGCAACGACATGTTGGTTATGAACCAATATTTGAAATGCACAGTGAACTTTAA
- a CDS encoding ubiquitin-activating enzyme E1b, putative (encoded by transcript BEWA_033480A) — protein sequence MVSKTRCNLDSYLEELQSASILVIGAGGIGCEVIKNLVLNGAKNITIVDMDTIDMSNLNRQFIYLPEHVNQYKAHVARNIACEISPNGNIEALVCDVTKWAPEDLVRYDVILNALDNVKARSHINYCCIQSGIPLIESGSTGYNGQVFPILKGLTKCYECEEIPTSTSIPVCSIRQIPEKPTHCVAWARMLYELIFGTPDNNNLLSDLSVPTLPDINTIDEDIAECYVEEIFNFLFNSEIKALESMEEVWISRKKPHPIEYIPNESISLKRKVEEIAQDKHNALSEKIKLGETQKPHRTLHVSADREQISSGIKEKFKRYSVSELVSQFRNSIKNLLLYNKRIIGLATFSKDDETCVQFVAASANLRMLNFGISHLSTWDVQSIAGSIVPAIASTNAIVAAYQVAQLIHVLKFLRENKEKEILSSKCRHVWIKANVMGSNHLLSGNLSQPEHLEKPNPKCLVCQQKSVKIQLRNFKDWKLDDFVNVIFKNAIGLDMVTIDFNERNIYDCEELYENVEYAKHVKNNGITHYGIKDNSILTVTDLNRDSLQFEAVVQQMPNLKGEYSIIGKIE from the exons ATGGTTTCAAAAACTCG GTGTAATCTGGATTCTTATCTAGAGGAACTTCAAAGCGCTTCTATTCTTGTTATAGGGGCTGGTGGGATAGGATGTGAAGTTATAAAGAATCTTGTCCTGAATGGTGCCAAAAATATCACTATTGTTGATATGGATACCATTGATATGTCTAACTTGAATCGTCAGTTTATATACTTACCCGAACATGTAAACCAGTATAAAGCTCATGTGGCTAGAAATATTGCCTGTGAGATATCTCCAAACGGTAATATTGAGGCACTTGTATGTGATGTGACTAAGTGGGCTCCGGAGGATTTAGTTCGCTATGATGTTATTTTAAACGCATTAGATAACGTTAAAGCTAGATCACATATAAATTACTGTTGTATTCAATCAG GAATACCATTAATAGAATCCGGAAGTACAGGTTACAATGGTCAAGTATTTCCAATTTTGAAGGGTCTTACAAAATGCTATGAATGTGAAGAAATTCCAACATCCACATCTATTCCAGTATGTTCTATTCGACAAATCCCAGAGAAGCCTACACATTGTGTAGCATGGGCTCGAATGCTATATGAGTTAATTTTTGGAACTCCAGACAACAATAATTTGCTCTCAGATCTATCTGTTCCTACCCTTCCAGACATTAATACAATTGATGAAGATATAGCAGAATGCTATGTAGAAGAGATATTTAACTTTCTTTTTAATTCGGAAATAAAGGCCTTGGAATCCATGGAGGAAGTGTGGATCTCAAGAAAAAAACCACATCCTATAGAATATATTCCGAATGAAAGTATCTCCTTAAAGAGAAAGGTGGAAGAAATCGCACAAGATAAACATAACGCATTGTCTGAAAAGATAAAACTGGGAGAAACTCAAAAACCACATCGTACTTTACACGTTTCAGCTGACAGAGAGCAAATATCCTCAGGGATAAAAGAAAAATTTAAAAGATATTCTGTTAGCGAATTGGTTAGCCAATTTAGGAATAGTATTAAAAACTTACTTTTATACAACAAAAGAATTATAGGATTAGCCACCTTTTcaaaagatgatgaaacaTGTGTACAGTTTGTTGCAGCCTCTGCAAACTTAAGAATGCtaaattttggaatttctCACTTAAGCACGTGGGATGTCCAATCAATAGCTGGATCGATCGTCCCGGCTATCGCTTCTACTAACGCCATAGTCGCTGCTTACCAAGTCGCTCAGCTAATTcatgttttaaaatttttaagagagaataaagaaaaggaaatttTATCAAGTAAATGTAGACAT GTTTGGATAAAGGCAAACGTTATGGGATCAAATCATTTGTTATCTGGAAACTTATCCCAACCAGAGCATTTGGAAAAACCTAATCCTAAATGTCTAGTTTGTCAGCAAAAATCAGTAAAAATTCAACTcaggaattttaaagacTGGAAATTAGATGATTTTGTCAACGTGATATTCAAAAATGCTATTGGATTAGATATGGTTACTAtagattttaatgaaaGAAATATTTATGATTGTGAGGAATTATATGAAAATGTCGAGTACGCTAAGCATGTCAAAAACAATGGGATTACCCATTATGGTATCAAAGACAATTCTATCTTGACAGTAACTGATTTAAATAGAGACTCTTTGCAATTTGAAGCAGTTGTCCAACAAATGCCAAACCTGAAAGGTGAATACTCCATCATCGGAAAAATTGAATAA
- a CDS encoding hypothetical protein (encoded by transcript BEWA_033470A), producing the protein MDNKTETAANKGGKETFDSSDAESTAFLPINDDSKYSFWSIYANSSDSELDTGPLVTDFYCNYCNKSLPLGSCRIRCAECSDYDLCIRCACNFMHTETHELSHKYIPIGPNNFELFSEGWTADEELLLLEGISKFGFGNWKQVAEMVNTVSAKQKSPYDCESHYNDAYISSVTSPYPDIKKIRSKLSPENSEQKLFESFNVMVKSYKRFENPDADDRIISSEASGSHSSYIPPPVDILHSNPNQVKFFQNFTGYNIYRDELENEYNNDAEMILKDVEFEPWDSPSEIKFKVQLIDLYNGLLDERIYRKRVLIHRFWYDFQLRDKEMANMTDVEKMVYWRVSPLLRFHSEDDHMKLTKLLIAKAELEKRLEIVQQWTSLGFKTIQDIQDFDIHKPTKQNNKHRIPMDKVDDFAAKLIGNSRISKQDLYAHIGEMHTRFCDEFSISESQLHEMFNYMLETKMGNGTFPTNSNAVIPAWDLCFDNSLTEAQRNSIPKIANAPKLIDGPDYSKLRIILKGNKNGYDLSDLNFDQIQLNTEPKTVRQSRIQVSKDSYYYFTELPTLSQLDKIKVSKTSNKRKKDGSYNFSNKLRASQRR; encoded by the exons ATGGACAATAAGACTGAAACCGCTGCAAACAAAGGTGGAAAGGAAACTTTTGACTCTTCAGATGCTGAATCTACCGCGTTTCTACCGATAAACGACGACTCGAAGTACTCCTTTTG GTCTATCTATGCGAACAGTTCTGACAGTGAATTGGATACTGGACCTCTTGTTACTGATTTTTATTGCAACTACTGCAATAAGTCGTTGCCCTTAGGTAGCTGCCGAATAAGATGTGCAGAATGTTCCGATTATGATCTGTGTATCCGCTGTGCTTGTAACTTTATGCACACGGAAACACATGAACTAAGTCACAAATACATACCGATAGGTCCAAACAATTTTGAATTATTCTCCGAAG GCTGGACCGCTGATGAAGAGCTTCTTCTATTGGAAGGGATAAGCAAATTCGGATTTGGAAATTGGAAG CAAGTTGCTGAGATGGTAAATACAGTCTCAGCGAAGCAGAAATCGCCGTATGACTGTGAATCGCATTACAATGATGCATATATTTCATCTGTTACCTCACCCTATCCAGATATTAAAAAGATACGCAGCAAATTG AGTCCGGAGAATTCTGAACAAAAACTATTTGAAAGTTTTAACGTCATGGTTAAGAGCTATAAGCGTTTTGAAAACCCCGATGCGGATGATAGAATCATATCCTCTGAGGCATCTGGATCACATTCATCCTATATCCCACCTCCAGTTGATATATTGCATTCGAATCCTAACCAAGTGaaatttttccaaaattttacGGGCTATAACATATATAGAGATGAACTGGAAAACGAGTACAATAATGATGCAGAGATGATATTGAAAGATGTTGAGTTTGAGCCATGGGATTCTCCATCTGAAATAAAATTTAAAGTTCAACTAATAGATTTATATAATGGACTTTTGGACGAAAGAATCTATCGCAAGCGTGTGTTGATACATAGATTTTGGTATGATTTTCAATTACGCGATAAGGAAATGGCAAATATGACTGATGTGGAAAAGATGGTATATTGGCGTGTATCTCCACTTTTAAGGTTTCATTCGGAAGACGACCATATGAAACTTACAAAATTGTTGATAGCAAAGGCTGAATTGGAGAAAAGACTAGAAATTGTCCAGCAGTGGACTTCTTTGGGGTTCAAAACAATTCAGGACATACAAGACTTTGATATCCATAAACCAACTAAACAAAACAATAAACATAGAATACCTATGGATAAAGTGGATGATTTTGCAGCAAAGTTAATCGGAAATAGTAGAATTTCAAAACAAGATTTATATGCACATATTGGAGAAATGCATACTAGATTCTGTGATGAATTTTCGATCTCTGAATCGCAATTACATGAAATGTTTAATTACATGCTGGAAACCAAAATGGGGAATGGTACCTTCCCAACTAATTCTAATGCTGTAATTCCTGCTTGGGACCTCTGCTTTGACAACTCTTTGACCGAGGCGCAAAGGAATTCCATACCTAAAATCGCAAATGCCCCAAAATTAATCGACGGACCAGATTACTCCAAATTGAGAATAATTCTAAAGGGTAACAAGAATGGGTATGATCTATCCGACTTAAATTTTGATCAAATCCAGTTAAACACAGAACCAAAAACTGTCAGACAATCCAGAATTCAAGTTTCCAAGGATTCATACTACTACTTTACAGAGCTTCCCACATTGTCACAATTAGACAAAATTAAGGTCAGCAAAACTTCTAACAAGCGGAAAAAAGATGGATCATACAATTTTTCAAACAAACTAAGAGCATCGCAACGTAGATAA
- a CDS encoding hypothetical protein (encoded by transcript BEWA_033530A) — protein MEDNKPVDDSNISHSSQHSGKSVILAESEHNGIKSYDNVNDMDEFVQNYSNNLGPFLLSSNNINPYNERKYIELRKREIISNINKIKIPPNCFGDIQVDNILYPLLCHLTWLKEMIIPREDGTFVENWINGAVEFQAKCEEAFLHLVKREHIDHVLPLIPKQLQYTSNKLRNSNRMDNIEFENFKYFYGIIALGFLAKLKLLSLYLSITSTDNEDYSQKFKSMQKRHDPNIIGGYPIFDYENTRYEASDLPLITSYGETCGDFFRDYDYNKNGTSGISSPSHVLTPPSSGVSYNQISFNPYDFLSIPIPSFQNYKPSEMQIYPDNYNVPKVGVTDYPHAGNEDEDTENTKYKKRGRPKGSKNNKFNN, from the exons ATGGAAGATAATAAACCTGTAGACGATAGCAACATTAGTCATTCTTCTCAACATAGTGGTAAATCCGTAATATTAGCGGAAAGTGAACATaatggtataaaatctTATGATAATGTTAATGACATGGATGAATTCGTTCAAAACTATAGTAACAACCTAGGACCATTCTTATTGTCAAGTAATAACATAAATCCTTACAATGAAAGAAAATATATAGAATTAAGAAAGAGGGAAATTATAAGtaatataaataaaataaaaataccTCCAAACTGTTTTGGAGACATACAAGTAGATAATATATTATACCCGTTACTATGTCATTTAACATGGCTGAAGGAGATGATAATCCCACGAGAAG ATGGCACATTTGTTGAAAATTGGATTAATGGAGCAGTAGAATTTCAGGCAAAATGTGAAGAGGCATTCTTGCATCTTGTGAAGAGGGAACACATTGATCATGTATTACCATTAATTCCAAAGCAACTTCAATATACTTCTAATAAATTGAGA AACTCAAACAGAATGGATAACAtagaatttgaaaatttcaaatatttttatggCATAATCGCCCTAGGGTTTTTGGCAAAGCTAAAGTTACTTTCGCTTTATTTAAGCATTACATCAACGGACAATGAAGATTATTCTCAAAAATTTAAATCCATGCAAAAGCGACATGATCCGAATATTATTGGTGGATATCCAATATTCGACTATGAAAATACTAGATATGAAGCAAGCGACCTCCCACTAATTACATCTTATGGAGAAACATGTGGTGACTTTTTTCGTGATTATGACTACAATAAGAATGGTACTAGCGGAATAAGTAGTCCATCACATGTGTTAACACCGCCCTCGTCTGGAGTATCTTATAACCAAATATCATTTAACCCATACGACTTTTTGTCCATTCCTATACCAAGTTTCCAAAACTACAAACCTTCGGAAATGCAGATTTATCCAGATAATTACAATGTACCAAAAGTAGGAGTTACAGATTATCCGCATGCGGGaaatgaggatgaagatacggagaatacaaaatataaaaagCGAGGTAGACCAAAAGGTAGCAAAAATAATAAGTTTAACAAttaa